A window of the Radiobacillus deserti genome harbors these coding sequences:
- a CDS encoding GbsR/MarR family transcriptional regulator, which produces MANQEQPKEWAKREAAVEKFIQVIAKNMNLYGITTSVGRLYGALYFADEPMTLDDMRDALEMSKTSMSTGVRSLAEMRMVEPAYKKGIRKDLYKSEEDWYKSFTSLFGNRWRHHTENNIEEAKETMEELEKLKSQTTDEKLIEQLDDDLYRLKYAQNYYRWLMQFIEVVESGKIFEYIPKIEE; this is translated from the coding sequence TTGGCGAACCAAGAACAGCCCAAAGAATGGGCGAAAAGAGAAGCAGCAGTGGAGAAGTTTATTCAAGTCATTGCTAAAAATATGAATCTATATGGTATTACAACATCGGTTGGTAGATTATACGGTGCATTATATTTTGCGGATGAACCGATGACGTTAGATGACATGCGGGATGCCCTAGAAATGAGTAAGACAAGCATGTCTACTGGTGTTCGATCATTAGCTGAAATGAGAATGGTTGAGCCTGCTTATAAAAAAGGGATTCGAAAGGATCTCTATAAATCAGAAGAAGATTGGTATAAATCGTTCACATCTTTGTTTGGGAACCGGTGGAGACATCATACAGAAAATAACATAGAAGAAGCGAAAGAAACAATGGAAGAATTGGAAAAGTTAAAATCGCAAACAACAGATGAGAAGCTTATCGAACAACTAGATGATGACCTTTATCGTTTAAAATATGCACAAAACTATTACAGATGGTTAATGCAATTTATTGAGGTTGTGGAGTCCGGGAAAATATTTGAGTATATCCCGAAGATAGAAGAGTAG
- a CDS encoding ABC transporter permease, producing MNKFWIVLSHTYLSRLKTKSFLFTTALTILLIVAVGNIQTIIESFGGDEATKVAVIDESGQLYESLDESLQVGDADIELENYDGTLEQGKELVSSEELDGLLHIKVNDQQIPEATYFANKVSTAGETDVLEQNLQQLKVAISANNAGIEQATVQEIFAPVTFDKVSLEENAKTEEELNTTRGIVYVMLFMLYIAVIMYGNMIAMDIANEKASRVMEILISSMPPVSQMFAKIFGIALLGITQVGVFVVAGYVMLSMKKDELTGGVFEYFGLADAGISTFVYAIVFFLLGYLLYATLSAMLGSLVSRMEEINQMMAPVIYLIMIAFFIAMFVGLNNPESQVVTVTSFIPFFTPMLMFLRVGMLDIPFWEIAISIGIMIASIALLGIIGGRVYRGGVLMYGKSASIKDFKKALELSKKDK from the coding sequence ATGAATAAGTTTTGGATTGTTCTTTCTCATACGTATTTGAGCAGACTAAAGACGAAATCCTTTCTATTTACAACAGCACTAACGATTCTTTTAATTGTTGCAGTTGGAAATATCCAAACGATTATAGAGTCTTTCGGTGGGGACGAAGCGACGAAGGTAGCAGTCATCGATGAGTCTGGCCAATTATATGAATCACTAGATGAATCTCTTCAAGTTGGAGATGCAGATATAGAATTAGAAAATTATGATGGCACACTAGAGCAAGGTAAAGAGCTAGTAAGCTCTGAAGAACTAGACGGATTACTTCATATTAAGGTAAACGATCAACAAATTCCTGAAGCTACTTACTTTGCAAACAAAGTATCCACGGCAGGAGAAACCGACGTGTTGGAGCAAAATCTACAACAGTTAAAAGTCGCCATCTCTGCAAATAATGCAGGCATTGAACAGGCTACTGTGCAAGAAATTTTTGCCCCGGTAACATTCGATAAAGTATCACTTGAAGAAAATGCTAAAACAGAAGAAGAATTAAATACAACACGTGGTATTGTGTATGTTATGCTGTTCATGCTTTACATTGCAGTTATTATGTATGGAAATATGATTGCAATGGATATTGCAAACGAAAAAGCATCAAGAGTTATGGAAATCCTAATTTCCAGCATGCCTCCAGTAAGTCAGATGTTTGCGAAAATTTTTGGCATTGCGTTGTTAGGTATTACCCAAGTAGGAGTATTTGTAGTAGCAGGCTATGTCATGCTATCAATGAAAAAAGATGAATTAACAGGTGGAGTGTTTGAGTACTTTGGTCTTGCGGATGCTGGTATATCTACCTTCGTCTATGCGATTGTTTTCTTCTTGCTAGGTTATTTATTATATGCGACGTTATCTGCTATGCTAGGTTCCTTGGTAAGTAGAATGGAAGAAATTAATCAGATGATGGCACCGGTAATTTATCTTATCATGATAGCTTTCTTTATTGCGATGTTTGTCGGCTTAAACAACCCAGAGTCTCAGGTTGTTACGGTAACATCCTTCATTCCATTCTTCACGCCTATGCTTATGTTTTTAAGAGTAGGGATGCTAGATATTCCTTTCTGGGAGATTGCGATTTCCATTGGGATTATGATTGCATCTATTGCACTTCTAGGTATAATAGGTGGAAGAGTATATCGTGGCGGTGTGCTTATGTATGGAAAATCTGCTTCTATTAAAGACTTCAAAAAAGCATTGGAGCTGTCTAAAAAAGATAAGTAA
- a CDS encoding DUF445 domain-containing protein encodes MGFLLVLFMIFIGALIGGVTNSIAIKMLFRPYEAKYLGKWKVPFTPGLIPKRREELAKQLGRMVVEHLLTPAGMKRRLENSRFKQNVSEWITTEINKVYNSNQSLLSILHSIGISVSERQVKGVIHGFGKKKLQNFVERNGERSLRQLLGARSLEKSERQIEQLSSYIQKALVQYVGGSEARQKISDIIQAYLGGRGFLGNMISSFLGNNSLADHIQPLIVQYIESEDGKEMLERLLSSEWEKVLDKNVYTIANLIGEETLDSVIQMISDQIVPEGKLDQPLIEWLPSHIPQFINQRVVPTLVEKATDILIHQMDVLFHSLKIEEIVEAEVASFPIQRVEQLVLNISRREFKMITYLGALLGGIIGLVQGIIVLILS; translated from the coding sequence ATGGGATTTTTACTCGTATTATTTATGATTTTCATTGGTGCTTTAATTGGGGGTGTTACAAACTCCATTGCGATAAAGATGCTTTTTCGCCCGTATGAAGCAAAATACTTAGGAAAATGGAAAGTTCCGTTTACCCCTGGACTTATTCCAAAGCGAAGGGAAGAGCTAGCGAAACAATTAGGTAGAATGGTGGTCGAGCATTTGCTTACCCCGGCGGGGATGAAAAGAAGGTTGGAAAACAGTCGGTTTAAACAGAATGTTTCGGAATGGATAACAACAGAGATTAATAAGGTGTATAACTCCAATCAGTCTCTGCTTTCTATTCTTCATTCCATTGGAATCTCTGTTTCGGAAAGACAAGTGAAGGGAGTCATCCATGGCTTTGGAAAGAAAAAGCTACAAAACTTCGTAGAAAGGAACGGAGAACGAAGCCTCCGACAATTATTAGGAGCGAGGAGCTTAGAGAAGTCGGAGAGGCAGATTGAGCAGCTTTCTTCTTACATTCAGAAAGCACTTGTTCAGTATGTTGGAGGATCGGAAGCTCGTCAAAAAATATCGGATATCATTCAAGCTTATTTAGGTGGTCGAGGATTTTTAGGGAATATGATTTCCTCTTTTTTAGGGAATAACAGTCTTGCTGATCATATTCAACCATTAATTGTACAATATATAGAATCCGAGGATGGAAAAGAAATGTTGGAGCGACTTCTTTCGAGCGAATGGGAGAAGGTATTAGATAAAAACGTATATACCATCGCCAATCTTATTGGGGAAGAAACACTAGATTCTGTTATCCAGATGATTAGTGATCAAATTGTACCTGAAGGAAAGCTAGATCAACCATTAATAGAATGGTTACCTTCACATATACCACAATTCATTAACCAAAGGGTAGTTCCAACTCTTGTAGAAAAAGCAACGGATATACTAATTCATCAAATGGACGTGTTGTTCCATTCATTAAAAATTGAAGAGATTGTGGAAGCAGAAGTTGCTTCTTTTCCCATTCAGCGTGTGGAACAACTTGTATTAAATATATCACGCCGAGAATTTAAAATGATAACGTATTTGGGAGCATTACTTGGAGGTATAATTGGACTAGTCCAGGGTATCATTGTCTTAATTCTCTCATAA
- a CDS encoding GNAT family N-acetyltransferase, giving the protein MKWELGEYEIDTDSRRLDIDKLFFLLSNSYWAKERPRATVEESIKHSLNFGIYKRKEQIGFARVITDKAVFSWLMDVIIEDSYRGEGLGKWLVQTILEHPDVKLTSIGLATKDAHTLYEKYGFEHKEMMRRPRP; this is encoded by the coding sequence GTGAAATGGGAACTTGGAGAATACGAAATTGATACAGATTCTAGAAGGTTAGATATAGATAAGTTATTTTTTCTACTTTCAAACTCTTATTGGGCAAAGGAACGTCCAAGAGCTACCGTGGAGGAAAGCATAAAACACTCTTTGAATTTTGGTATATATAAACGAAAGGAGCAGATTGGTTTTGCGCGAGTTATCACGGATAAAGCTGTATTCTCTTGGTTAATGGATGTAATTATTGAAGATTCCTACCGAGGAGAAGGGTTAGGGAAATGGCTTGTGCAGACGATTCTTGAACATCCAGATGTGAAGTTAACCTCAATAGGATTGGCCACTAAAGATGCCCACACTTTATACGAAAAATATGGCTTTGAGCATAAAGAAATGATGAGGAGACCTAGACCTTAG
- a CDS encoding metallophosphoesterase family protein — protein MTKGTIKFIHCADLHLDSPFKGLSNMSPKKYNDVQASTFTALSRLVRLAINEQVDFVLIVGDIFDKELLSLKAQIKFKEAMEQLHRQHIPVFASFGNHDYVGQRSLAVTLPENVKLFESEEVSHYPFIKDGKRLAHIYGFSYKEREVRTNKSSEYVRMEGAPFHIATLHGSFSTNKEHDVYAPFQISDLDSKPFDYWALGHIHKRDVLKTDPFIVYPGNIQGRSKKETGEKGCYVVEMDESTTELSFFPLQDIRFETLELDIRHCMNIGDVAAVLHQNIQHYKGGKYILTIQFLGLSSNLRNWHVTGQVADIMELENERDDFSMEEWIHIEGYKLSYYQDPSDQSEEQLGFRKEVFRSLQEEVQIQEIIQPLVQHKQVRKYLDAFTEAEQEELKEATKELIMEQLTKEG, from the coding sequence ATGACAAAAGGAACCATCAAATTTATTCATTGTGCAGACCTCCATTTAGATAGTCCATTCAAAGGATTAAGCAACATGTCTCCGAAAAAATACAATGATGTTCAAGCAAGTACATTTACAGCACTTTCTCGTTTAGTACGTCTAGCAATCAACGAACAAGTAGACTTTGTATTAATAGTAGGAGATATCTTTGATAAAGAATTGTTATCTTTGAAGGCTCAAATAAAATTCAAAGAAGCGATGGAGCAATTACATCGACAGCATATTCCCGTATTTGCATCTTTTGGAAACCATGATTATGTAGGTCAACGATCCTTGGCTGTGACGCTACCAGAAAACGTCAAACTATTTGAGTCAGAGGAAGTCTCTCATTATCCGTTTATAAAGGATGGGAAACGTTTAGCACACATTTACGGGTTTAGTTATAAGGAACGAGAGGTAAGAACAAATAAATCTAGTGAGTATGTTCGAATGGAAGGAGCCCCTTTTCACATTGCAACTTTACATGGGAGCTTTTCTACAAATAAGGAGCATGACGTGTATGCACCGTTTCAAATAAGTGATCTAGATAGCAAACCGTTTGACTATTGGGCACTCGGCCATATACACAAACGGGATGTTTTGAAGACAGACCCTTTTATTGTGTATCCAGGTAATATCCAAGGAAGATCAAAAAAGGAAACTGGGGAAAAGGGCTGTTATGTGGTGGAGATGGACGAATCAACGACAGAACTTTCTTTTTTTCCTTTACAGGACATTCGTTTTGAGACCCTCGAATTAGATATTCGCCATTGTATGAATATAGGGGATGTTGCGGCTGTTCTGCACCAAAATATCCAACATTACAAGGGTGGAAAATATATACTTACGATTCAATTTTTAGGGCTGTCTTCTAACTTGAGAAATTGGCATGTGACAGGGCAAGTAGCAGATATAATGGAGTTAGAGAATGAAAGAGATGATTTTTCAATGGAAGAATGGATTCATATTGAAGGATATAAATTAAGCTATTATCAGGACCCGTCTGACCAATCAGAGGAGCAGCTTGGCTTTCGTAAAGAAGTGTTTCGCTCTTTACAGGAAGAGGTACAGATTCAAGAAATCATACAACCGCTTGTACAACATAAACAAGTTCGTAAATATCTTGATGCTTTCACAGAAGCGGAACAGGAAGAGTTAAAAGAAGCCACTAAAGAATTAATTATGGAGCAGTTAACAAAGGAAGGGTAA
- a CDS encoding YheC/YheD family endospore coat-associated protein, with product MEPVECFAHKKQASTIYMSSALKSAIKFPNSIRTNIHIKENVCIIPITLGVFLAGFSHHGPLLGPRTKLFEQMSLAGEELGFETIFFGHQHVHLEQNVVHGYLYKHNKWVQKVGPIPPVIYNRLPNRKIEHHPQVGKVMKGLKQKSSFFNDGFFNKWEIHEKVMKDTDYSFLLPETTLHPSKQKIQSLLTKYPLYIKPVHGSVGKGIVQCTKLENGELEVRYYIQNQAKVIRYEEDEAFFQQQFPNGFKGYVAQQAISLIQKQNSPIDFRVHANKNDRNSWEVTLIAAKFAGKGSLTTHVQRGGSIHTLEELFSAEEAKRIQTKLSSLTLKLCQGLERRMAHPVGEFGFDFGIDQEGKAWLFEANSKPGFHVFDHPSIRKKMKHILSYPYRYGFYLHNQKVNRFS from the coding sequence ATGGAACCAGTGGAATGCTTCGCCCATAAGAAACAAGCATCTACCATATATATGTCATCTGCATTGAAGTCTGCAATAAAATTTCCAAACTCTATAAGGACTAACATTCATATAAAGGAAAACGTATGTATCATTCCGATAACACTAGGAGTTTTTCTTGCAGGTTTTTCTCACCATGGTCCACTTTTAGGACCAAGAACAAAGCTTTTTGAACAAATGAGTCTAGCCGGAGAAGAATTAGGATTTGAAACTATCTTTTTTGGCCATCAGCATGTTCATCTAGAACAAAATGTAGTACATGGATATTTGTATAAACATAACAAATGGGTGCAAAAAGTAGGACCAATACCGCCTGTGATTTATAACCGTCTTCCTAATCGAAAGATTGAACATCATCCCCAAGTAGGGAAAGTAATGAAAGGACTTAAACAAAAGTCTTCATTTTTCAATGATGGTTTTTTTAACAAATGGGAGATTCATGAAAAAGTCATGAAGGATACAGATTACTCATTTCTTTTACCTGAAACTACGCTTCACCCTTCCAAACAAAAAATTCAGAGCCTGCTGACCAAGTACCCATTATATATAAAACCTGTCCACGGTAGCGTTGGAAAAGGGATTGTTCAGTGCACCAAGCTAGAAAACGGGGAACTTGAAGTAAGGTATTATATCCAAAATCAAGCAAAAGTGATTCGCTACGAGGAAGATGAAGCATTCTTTCAACAACAATTTCCGAATGGCTTTAAAGGGTATGTTGCCCAACAAGCTATTTCTCTAATCCAAAAACAAAACAGTCCCATTGATTTCCGAGTTCATGCAAATAAGAATGATCGAAATAGCTGGGAAGTTACTTTAATAGCAGCAAAATTTGCTGGAAAAGGAAGCTTAACTACGCACGTTCAACGTGGTGGCAGTATCCATACATTAGAAGAACTATTCTCAGCAGAAGAAGCAAAACGAATTCAAACAAAGCTGTCTAGTCTTACACTGAAGCTCTGCCAAGGCTTGGAGCGAAGAATGGCCCATCCCGTTGGAGAATTTGGGTTTGACTTTGGTATTGATCAGGAAGGAAAAGCCTGGTTGTTCGAAGCAAACTCCAAACCTGGCTTTCATGTTTTTGATCATCCCTCTATTCGAAAAAAGATGAAACATATCCTATCTTATCCTTACAGATACGGATTTTATCTTCATAACCAAAAAGTAAATCGGTTCAGCTAA
- a CDS encoding YlbF family regulator, whose protein sequence is MANMYDSAYDLEKAIRNSEEFQGLKQAYETVMADEQAKKMFDDFRKTQIELQEKQMQGQEITEEEVEKARQVVELVQQHEQISNLMEQEQRLNVVINDVSRIITKPLEELYGDTEQ, encoded by the coding sequence ATGGCAAATATGTACGATAGCGCGTATGACTTAGAAAAAGCAATTCGCAACAGTGAAGAATTTCAAGGCTTGAAACAAGCATATGAAACGGTAATGGCGGATGAACAAGCGAAGAAAATGTTCGATGATTTCCGTAAAACGCAAATTGAACTGCAAGAAAAGCAAATGCAAGGACAAGAAATTACCGAAGAAGAAGTAGAAAAAGCTCGCCAAGTTGTCGAACTTGTACAACAACATGAACAAATTTCCAACCTGATGGAGCAAGAACAACGTTTAAATGTAGTAATTAATGATGTAAGTCGCATCATTACAAAACCATTAGAAGAATTATATGGAGATACGGAACAATAA
- a CDS encoding ATP-binding protein — MKINSAYIYGFGKWEHQELDFSKHSFSMIIGENESGKSTIRQFLLFMLFGFPPRKREFYRPNTGGNVGGRLAISTEDEGEIVLERDHNRFNGELQCYLSNGERKSEEWFRTNVVGLSLDTYQSIFSFDAQELYQLHTMKAEELGEVLLGVGMTGSDQIYAIEKRLDQYLNELFKPQGRNPAINQQVERLEAISQEIARLEHEQELYVQTRDEQRQLQQTLQELIDKQEELQEKEARLTKKLEIHPQMVDYYVTLSELTRLEKAEANRFPTQGVERYQQLKDKLLPILSEIRVLKSTIESYETDITEIEKQLVSHEQLRKMEHLLQRANTIQQVKLNMDFKHNESDHLKEELRQLLQRINAGIEVSDLDEISIPFHIEDYWNQLHQEKEKLIHSQNQLSEESSALERQRKNIEVQQDRLKRELLPEQKVQELEAIRDRYDFSPGGQNNSSWSKAQNKRIRRSTQQLILGGILAFLFGIAGYFLHVELLFPIGVSIAILSIGQVIFVRNFIKNDKSESLTTGEVELYTKAKRQLESHYALIEEWRQLEAHFVQIRTTSLKLQEKEQFYEQAAQQLQQKVHQQIEAYPFLERIELSYWPRLYSYLEAALEKRKQWQQIQKELVELYNTYQTFEAELTDVVKVETVSLKNVDNAMEELSQQYRAQKQLMEQMEYLKHQVEEKTTRLSEFEERIIPYEDEIQQLFEVTGVHEEDEYLKRGALHEKWEKADQHFRQLYHALSVSLANHELEELRSVPPIEQEKIELEREQVRKTLEEQFITIKDIRQSIADLHSKLTMMEKSEHYSKYLHEFYAEKVTLQEQIKRWTTYKIAQTALQKAKQNYLDNHMPTIMEVTTALFKQLTDGKYKRVFAPMDGNSIQVENDRGQRFQVNQLSQGTSDQLYIALRLALGTVMSEQYGLPFIMDDAFVHFDEKRSGRMMDILVHLSERHQVLLFSCRAELLPSSEDVHVISLSGNLTENRSHS; from the coding sequence ATGAAAATAAACTCTGCCTATATATACGGGTTTGGAAAATGGGAACATCAAGAGCTTGATTTTTCTAAGCACTCTTTTTCTATGATTATAGGAGAAAATGAATCAGGTAAGTCAACAATAAGGCAGTTTCTTTTATTTATGTTGTTTGGATTCCCACCAAGAAAACGGGAATTTTATCGCCCTAATACTGGAGGGAATGTCGGGGGTAGACTAGCTATCTCCACAGAGGATGAAGGGGAAATAGTATTGGAAAGGGATCATAACCGCTTTAACGGGGAGCTCCAATGTTATTTGAGTAATGGGGAAAGAAAATCTGAGGAATGGTTTCGAACGAACGTCGTAGGCTTATCCTTAGACACGTATCAATCTATCTTTTCCTTCGATGCGCAAGAGCTATATCAGTTGCATACGATGAAGGCAGAAGAGCTCGGTGAGGTCCTACTTGGTGTTGGGATGACTGGTTCTGATCAAATTTATGCGATTGAAAAAAGGCTAGATCAGTACTTAAATGAATTATTTAAGCCTCAGGGACGAAATCCAGCCATTAATCAACAAGTGGAACGATTGGAAGCCATATCGCAAGAGATTGCACGCTTGGAACATGAACAGGAGTTATATGTACAGACCAGAGACGAACAGCGTCAGCTTCAACAAACATTACAAGAGCTAATTGACAAACAAGAGGAGCTACAAGAAAAAGAAGCAAGGTTAACAAAAAAGCTAGAAATCCATCCTCAGATGGTAGATTATTATGTCACTTTATCTGAATTAACTCGGTTAGAAAAAGCTGAAGCCAATCGCTTTCCGACGCAAGGGGTAGAAAGATATCAGCAACTTAAGGATAAACTATTACCTATCTTAAGTGAGATTCGTGTATTGAAATCCACCATAGAATCCTACGAAACTGATATAACTGAGATAGAGAAGCAATTAGTCTCGCATGAGCAGTTAAGGAAAATGGAGCACTTGCTACAGCGAGCGAATACTATACAACAAGTGAAGCTAAATATGGATTTTAAGCATAATGAATCTGACCACTTAAAAGAGGAGCTCCGTCAGCTTTTGCAGCGAATAAATGCGGGAATAGAAGTATCGGATTTAGATGAGATCTCCATTCCTTTTCATATTGAAGATTACTGGAATCAATTGCATCAGGAAAAGGAGAAACTTATCCATTCTCAGAATCAATTATCCGAAGAATCAAGTGCTCTAGAGAGACAGAGGAAAAATATCGAAGTTCAACAAGACCGATTAAAACGTGAACTATTACCGGAACAAAAGGTCCAAGAACTAGAAGCTATTCGTGATCGATATGATTTTTCACCTGGCGGTCAGAACAACTCAAGCTGGAGCAAAGCACAGAATAAAAGAATCCGGCGTAGCACTCAACAACTTATATTAGGAGGAATCCTAGCGTTTCTATTCGGGATAGCTGGCTACTTCCTACATGTAGAATTATTGTTTCCTATAGGAGTTTCTATTGCTATTCTTTCAATTGGACAAGTCATTTTTGTGCGAAATTTTATAAAGAACGATAAATCAGAATCTCTGACGACGGGAGAAGTAGAACTTTATACCAAAGCGAAACGTCAATTGGAAAGTCATTATGCGCTAATAGAGGAATGGCGCCAACTGGAGGCACATTTCGTTCAAATCCGGACTACTAGTTTAAAGCTTCAGGAAAAAGAACAGTTTTATGAGCAAGCTGCGCAACAGCTGCAACAAAAGGTCCATCAACAAATAGAAGCATATCCGTTTTTGGAAAGGATAGAGTTATCCTATTGGCCTAGATTGTATTCCTATTTGGAAGCAGCGTTGGAGAAACGAAAGCAATGGCAACAAATCCAAAAGGAATTAGTTGAATTGTATAATACGTATCAAACGTTTGAAGCGGAGCTTACGGATGTTGTGAAAGTAGAAACGGTTTCACTAAAGAATGTGGACAATGCAATGGAAGAATTATCACAACAGTACCGTGCACAAAAGCAGCTCATGGAACAAATGGAATATTTGAAGCACCAAGTGGAAGAGAAAACAACCCGTTTATCTGAATTTGAAGAGCGTATCATTCCATACGAGGATGAAATACAACAATTGTTTGAAGTGACAGGAGTCCATGAGGAAGACGAATATCTCAAACGGGGAGCACTTCATGAAAAATGGGAAAAAGCAGATCAACATTTCCGTCAATTGTATCATGCTTTATCTGTCAGTTTAGCTAACCATGAGCTGGAAGAGTTGAGAAGTGTTCCGCCTATTGAACAGGAAAAAATAGAGCTAGAGCGAGAGCAAGTGAGAAAAACTCTTGAAGAACAATTCATAACAATAAAAGACATTAGACAATCAATCGCTGATCTTCACTCCAAATTAACCATGATGGAGAAATCGGAGCACTATTCTAAGTATCTACATGAATTTTATGCTGAAAAAGTAACTCTTCAAGAACAAATCAAAAGGTGGACGACGTATAAAATCGCACAGACGGCCTTGCAAAAGGCTAAACAAAACTATTTAGATAACCACATGCCAACCATTATGGAAGTCACAACAGCCCTTTTTAAACAGTTAACAGATGGAAAATATAAGCGAGTGTTTGCACCGATGGATGGGAATAGTATACAAGTAGAGAACGATCGTGGCCAACGCTTTCAGGTAAACCAATTGTCTCAAGGTACGTCCGATCAGCTTTATATTGCGCTAAGACTAGCGTTAGGTACTGTGATGAGTGAACAATATGGTCTCCCTTTTATTATGGATGATGCTTTTGTACACTTTGATGAAAAACGATCTGGTCGAATGATGGATATACTTGTCCACCTATCAGAACGTCATCAAGTTTTATTATTTTCATGTAGAGCTGAGCTTCTTCCATCTTCCGAGGATGTTCACGTGATTTCGTTATCCGGTAATTTAACAGAGAATCGTTCGCATTCATAA
- a CDS encoding ABC transporter ATP-binding protein, giving the protein MSLKINQVTKRFGSFTAVDNLSIEIPEKQIFGFLGANGAGKTTTFRMILGLIDATEGEISWNDNPINYSNSDLIGYLPEERGLYPKLKVVDQIVYLGKLRGMQKKDIIHELRHWLELFRITEYENKKVEELSKGNQQKIQFISAVIHKPELLILDEPFSGLDPVNVELLKKAVVDLKEQGTSIVFSSHRMEHVEELCEFLCIMQHGKPVVHGSLKEIKRSFGKKNLFIHADFDLTFLESMNGVVKFKKVAEGCELQIDKEEVSQQVFEALQGKGFIRKFALEEPSLNDIFIEKAGESYE; this is encoded by the coding sequence ATGAGCTTAAAAATTAACCAAGTAACCAAACGGTTCGGTTCATTCACTGCAGTGGATAACCTATCCATTGAGATTCCAGAAAAGCAAATTTTCGGTTTTTTAGGTGCTAATGGAGCAGGGAAAACGACGACATTTCGAATGATTCTCGGACTCATTGATGCAACAGAGGGAGAGATTTCTTGGAATGATAACCCGATTAACTATAGTAATAGTGACCTCATCGGGTATTTACCAGAGGAAAGAGGACTGTATCCAAAATTAAAAGTAGTGGATCAAATTGTGTACTTAGGAAAGCTTCGTGGCATGCAGAAAAAGGATATCATCCATGAATTGCGACATTGGTTAGAGCTTTTTCGTATTACAGAATATGAAAACAAAAAGGTAGAAGAGCTTTCGAAAGGAAACCAACAAAAAATTCAATTTATTTCTGCTGTTATACATAAGCCTGAATTGTTAATTTTAGACGAACCATTCTCTGGTTTAGACCCAGTGAATGTAGAGCTGTTAAAAAAAGCAGTTGTAGATTTAAAAGAACAAGGCACTTCGATAGTATTTTCTTCCCATAGAATGGAGCACGTAGAGGAGCTTTGTGAGTTTTTATGTATTATGCAACACGGGAAACCAGTTGTTCATGGCTCTTTAAAGGAAATTAAACGCTCTTTCGGGAAAAAGAACTTATTTATTCATGCGGATTTTGATTTAACTTTCTTAGAATCTATGAACGGTGTAGTGAAATTTAAAAAAGTAGCAGAAGGCTGTGAGTTACAAATCGATAAAGAGGAAGTTTCCCAACAAGTGTTTGAAGCCCTTCAAGGAAAAGGATTTATTCGCAAATTCGCCTTAGAAGAGCCATCTCTAAATGATATATTCATTGAGAAAGCAGGTGAGTCCTATGAATAA